A DNA window from Camelina sativa cultivar DH55 chromosome 17, Cs, whole genome shotgun sequence contains the following coding sequences:
- the LOC104759381 gene encoding homeobox protein knotted-1-like 6, protein MDGMYNFHSAGDYTDKAVLMMSPESLMFPSDYQALLCSSAGENRVSDVFGSDELLSAAASALSSEAASIAPEIRRNDDNVSLSVIKTKIAYKAVLMMSPESLMFPSDYQALLCSSAGENRVSDVFGSDELLSAAASALSSEAASIAPEIRRNDDNVSLSVIKTKIACHPSYPRLLQAYIDCQKVGAPPEIACLLEEIQRESDVYKRDVVPLSCYGADPELDEFMSQGIRMVLECGGLSSSS, encoded by the exons ATGGATGGAATGTACAATTTTCATTCGGCCGGTGATTACACAGATAAGGCGGTGCTGATGATGTCACCTGAGAGTCTCATGTTTCCTTCCGATTACCAAGCCTTGCTATGTTCATCCGCCGGTGAGAATCGTGTCTCTGATGTTTTCGGATCCGACGAGCTACTCTCAGCAGCCGCCTCCGCTTTGTCCTCGGAGGCTGCTTCGATCGCTCCGGAGATCCGTAGAAACGATGATAACGTTTCTCTCAGTGTTATCAAGACCAAGATCGCTT ATAAGGCGGTGCTGATGATGTCACCTGAGAGTCTCATGTTTCCTTCCGATTACCAAGCCTTGCTATGTTCATCCGCCGGTGAGAATCGTGTCTCTGATGTTTTCGGATCCGACGAGCTACTCTCAGCAGCCGCCTCCGCTTTGTCCTCGGAGGCTGCTTCGATCGCTCCGGAGATCCGTAGAAACGATGATAACGTTTCTCTCAGTGTTATCAAGACCAAGATCGCTTGTCATCCTTCGTATCCTCGCTTACTTCAAGCCTACATCGATTGCCAAAAG GTCGGAGCACCACCGGAGATAGCGTGTTTACTAGAGGAGATTCAACGGGAGAGTGATGTGTATAAGCGAGACGTTGTTCCTTTGTCTTGCTATGGAGCTGATCCTGAACTTGATGAATTCATG agCCAAGGGATTAGGATGGTGTTGGAGTGTGGTGggctttcctcttcttcttga